A single region of the Diadema setosum chromosome 14, eeDiaSeto1, whole genome shotgun sequence genome encodes:
- the LOC140238011 gene encoding monoacylglycerol lipase ABHD2-like — MGLFVIAVIILLVIYFAIRVLNLLDQPAAPTLHYTDTQYNHSLLSLCSILTKPYVPNRLWGHNAHIQSFIYAKLGRFNAPRPAGTRIRLPRPDGATVTFDLFEPTAAHPQAAEITLCVCPGIANHSEKAYVRTFVQHSMSHGFRVAVLNHLGALPEVPLTSPRIFTYGETGEYAAMVDYIREHHPSSKLVAIGFSMGANIVVKYVGEEPSRQDDLMCCISVCQGYDVTKASKVLHEWESMRRFYNFMMTLNMLRQLRRNFDMLFGEGAKLYWEGREETPPCYNVDKVFGATSLVHLDEELTRKMARHSSLSEFYKECSSCQYLFKIKIPLLMLNSGDDAIIPVSQNHSPREYSQRSPCAVYAVTKHGGHLGFFEGGFLRANTVSWMDRALMQYIDAVVELEGSHTVSNGEAPHCNGATS; from the exons ATGGGGCTGTTTGTCATTGCGGTCATCATCCTTCTGGTCATCTACTTTGCCATCAGGGTGCTGAACCTTCTGGACCAACCAGCCGCACCCACGTTACACTACACGGACACCCAATACAACCACAGCCTTCTCTCGCTCTGTTCCATCCTCACCAAACC GTATGTGCCTAACCGACTATGGGGTCACAATGCTCACATCCAGAGCTTCATCTATGCCAAGCTGGGGCGGTTCAATGCACCCCGCCCTGCTGGCACCCGCATCCGCCTGCCACGCCCAGATGGAGCTACTgtcacctttgacctctttgagCCAACAGCAGCCCACCCTCAAGCAG CCGAAATCACCCTGTGTGTGTGTCCAGGCATAGCCAACCACTCAGAGAAGGCATATGTCCGAACCTTTGTCCAGCACTCCATGTCTCATGGCTTCCGTGTGGCCGTCCTCAACCACCTTGGTGCCCTGCCAGAAGTACCCCTGACCTCCCCGAGGATATTTACCTATG GTGAAACAGGGGAGTACGCCGCCATGGTAGACTATATCAGGGAACACCACCCCAGCAGCAAGCTTGTGGCCATCGGCTTCAGCATGGGCGCCAACATCGTTGTCAAGTACGTCGGGGAGGAGCCCTCTCGGCAGGATGACCTGATGTGTTGCATCTCCGTCTGCCAGGGTTACGACGTCACAAA AGCTTCCAAGGTCCTGCACGAGTGGGAGAGCATGCGGCGCTTCTACAACTTCATGATGACGCTGAACATGTTGCGGCAGCTGCGGCGCAACTTCGACATGCTGTTTGGGGAGGGCGCCAAGCTGTACTGGGAGGGGCGGGAAGAGACCCCGCCCTGCTACAACGTGGATAAGGTCTTCGGGGCCACCAGCCTAGTACACTTGGACGAGGAGTTGACGAG GAAAATGGCTCGTCACAGTAGTCTCTCCGAATTTTACAAGGAGTGCAGTTCCTGTCAGTACTTATTCAAG ATCAAAATTCCTCTTTTAATGCTGAATTCGGGGGATGATGCCATCATTCCTGTCAGTCAGAACCACTCACCACGTGAGTACAGCCAGAGGTCGCCCTGCGCTGTCTACGCCGTCACCAAGCATGGCGGCCACCTGGGCTTCTTCGAGGGGGGATTCCTGCGGGCCAACACGGTGTCTTGGATGGATCGGGCCCTCATGCAATACATCGACGCCGTCGTAGAGCTGGAGGGCTCGCACACAGTCAGCAACGGGGAAGCCCCGCACTGCAACGGCGCGACCAGTTAA